In a single window of the Arcobacter sp. CECT 8986 genome:
- a CDS encoding GGDEF domain-containing protein: protein MSNTMLNSFKQILEEKQKDLSYSELSINEDKRLIEIFSESLKYLALSLKNSYEIDIIDISFLDKSNNYSDYIYKSENSKNNNFLIEYKITLSHNVQIIYEITANDEEHYKKLKNSYEILITTFDIISQTLYNKYLEDCIKQLSLKDQITGLYNRKYLELYLDKVLSLSKRENKKIAFLKIGIDKFKAVIDEFDYKIGDKVLIALANLLKNIIRKSDIVVRVDSDEFLVVLQNIGNDENAKMLAQKIIETFAQEAIIVNNETNQTLFKTICVGISLFPDNADTIEEVLRTSDNALYEARNNGRSQYFLYNDSKMHTIDLF from the coding sequence ATGAGTAATACAATGCTTAATTCTTTTAAACAAATTTTAGAAGAGAAACAAAAAGATTTATCATATTCTGAACTTTCAATTAATGAAGACAAAAGACTTATTGAGATTTTTTCTGAATCTTTAAAATATCTTGCACTTTCACTAAAAAATAGTTATGAAATAGATATTATTGATATATCTTTTTTAGATAAATCAAACAATTACTCTGATTATATATATAAATCTGAAAATAGTAAAAATAATAATTTTTTAATTGAGTATAAAATTACACTAAGTCACAATGTACAGATTATTTATGAAATAACTGCAAATGATGAAGAACACTATAAAAAATTAAAAAATAGTTACGAAATTTTGATTACAACATTTGACATTATCTCTCAAACTCTTTATAATAAATATTTAGAAGATTGTATTAAGCAGTTATCTTTAAAAGATCAAATAACAGGTCTTTATAATAGAAAATATTTAGAGCTTTATTTGGATAAGGTTTTATCTTTAAGTAAAAGAGAAAATAAAAAGATAGCTTTTTTAAAAATTGGAATAGATAAATTTAAAGCAGTTATTGATGAATTTGATTATAAAATCGGAGATAAAGTTTTAATTGCTTTAGCCAATTTATTAAAAAATATTATTAGAAAGTCAGATATTGTTGTTAGAGTTGATTCTGATGAATTTTTAGTTGTTTTGCAAAATATTGGAAATGATGAAAATGCAAAAATGCTTGCTCAAAAAATCATTGAAACTTTTGCACAAGAAGCAATTATTGTAAATAATGAAACAAATCAGACTCTTTTTAAAACAATTTGCGTAGGAATTTCACTTTTCCCCGATAATGCTGATACAATAGAAGAGGTATTAAGAACTTCTGACAATGCATTATATGAAGCAAGAAATAATGGAAGAAGCCAATACTTTCTATACAATGATAGTAAAATGCACACAATAGATCTATTTTAG
- a CDS encoding GGDEF domain-containing protein has protein sequence MRKNILNLIKSSATNEEDYKALEDIFTLYDQLQFASDIKQMANDIYSWLHNTFKIDNVLISLFDIESNSKEEILEHGNQFYLDDKLSFFFIINTHTNLNAIVSFCASDERHFDVLDKKYTVIESAFFQISPILQNGIIKKNYIESQSLDSVTNVFNRHYLVENLNKQITLSGKQHKKIYFLMVGIDHFKAVIDEFDYDVGDKVLIELAKVIHSNISEFDMVARLTGDEFLISILSTENDGDIDNIANKIINSFSQVGVKVSHNPEQILKKTICIGYDVYSYGEDKSIDDTIKNADIALYEAKNKGRSQVFDFNNLKEEDTIDLF, from the coding sequence TTGAGAAAAAATATATTAAATTTAATAAAGTCATCTGCCACGAATGAAGAAGATTATAAAGCTTTAGAAGATATCTTTACTTTATATGACCAATTACAGTTTGCATCGGATATAAAACAAATGGCAAATGATATTTACAGTTGGTTACACAATACATTTAAAATAGACAATGTATTAATCTCACTGTTTGATATTGAGAGTAATTCAAAAGAAGAGATATTAGAACATGGAAACCAATTTTATTTAGATGATAAATTATCTTTTTTCTTTATTATAAATACTCATACAAATTTAAATGCCATAGTATCTTTTTGTGCATCAGATGAGAGACATTTTGATGTACTTGATAAAAAATATACGGTTATAGAATCAGCATTTTTCCAAATATCTCCAATTTTACAAAATGGAATTATTAAGAAAAATTATATTGAATCTCAATCATTAGACTCAGTAACAAATGTTTTCAATAGACATTATTTAGTTGAAAATTTAAATAAACAGATTACTTTATCAGGTAAACAACATAAAAAAATATATTTTCTAATGGTTGGAATTGACCACTTTAAAGCTGTAATTGATGAGTTTGATTATGATGTAGGAGATAAAGTTCTAATAGAATTAGCAAAAGTAATCCACTCAAATATATCAGAGTTTGATATGGTTGCAAGATTGACAGGTGATGAGTTCCTAATCTCTATTTTAAGTACTGAAAATGATGGGGATATAGACAATATTGCTAATAAAATTATTAATAGTTTTTCTCAAGTTGGAGTAAAAGTTTCACATAATCCAGAACAAATACTTAAAAAAACAATTTGTATTGGTTATGATGTTTACTCTTATGGAGAAGATAAAAGTATCGATGATACTATAAAAAATGCAGATATCGCTTTATACGAAGCAAAAAATAAAGGTAGAAGCCAAGTATTTGACTTCAATAACCTAAAAGAAGAAGATACTATAGATTTATTTTAG